In Candidatus Nanoarchaeia archaeon, the following proteins share a genomic window:
- a CDS encoding transglycosylase SLT domain-containing protein, giving the protein MRSLPKKIVTAMILLAGAAPGEQAWEMPPPEAAITSSQQEISETAQSPEILPEISPFGVEYVSEHVRSQAIRLIGQYRSYYTEDPEGISDFQARYAAAREFLPLIQENSQAYRVPIEIALGVFMQEALRSDETSPKGARGFYQLMPDTARSYGLKIGRHIDERVIPRSAIQAGIQHLGDLEEKTESWADALAAYNMGETRLRKLKREYGVNATFWDLAFGAGKVPEETKQYVPKVYATVEALRNLR; this is encoded by the coding sequence ATGCGTTCTTTACCAAAAAAGATAGTAACTGCCATGATACTGCTTGCTGGAGCAGCGCCCGGTGAGCAAGCCTGGGAAATGCCGCCTCCTGAAGCAGCCATTACAAGTTCGCAGCAGGAGATCTCTGAGACTGCCCAATCACCAGAGATTCTTCCGGAGATCTCCCCGTTTGGGGTGGAATATGTTTCTGAGCATGTGAGATCTCAGGCCATTAGGCTTATCGGGCAGTACAGGTCCTATTATACAGAGGATCCTGAAGGAATCTCAGACTTTCAGGCCAGATATGCTGCTGCAAGAGAATTCCTTCCCCTCATACAGGAAAACAGCCAGGCATATCGTGTTCCCATTGAGATCGCTCTTGGGGTATTTATGCAGGAAGCCTTGAGGAGTGATGAAACCTCGCCTAAAGGCGCAAGGGGATTCTACCAGCTTATGCCAGATACTGCACGCAGCTATGGGCTTAAGATTGGGAGGCATATTGATGAAAGAGTAATCCCCAGATCTGCAATCCAAGCGGGAATCCAGCACCTTGGAGACCTTGAGGAGAAAACTGAGTCCTGGGCTGACGCCCTTGCAGCTTATAACATGGGAGAAACAAGGCTGAGAAAGCTTAAGAGAGAGTATGGTGTCAACGCTACGTTTTGGGACCTTGCATTTGGTGCAGGAAAAGTCCCGGAAGAGACAAAGCAGTATGTTCCGAAGGTATATGCAACTGTCGAAGCCCTCAGAAATTTGCGTTAG